A part of Aegilops tauschii subsp. strangulata cultivar AL8/78 chromosome 2, Aet v6.0, whole genome shotgun sequence genomic DNA contains:
- the LOC109769429 gene encoding mitochondrial intermembrane space import and assembly protein 40 homolog: MGQEQSQPDPAVGEPSPPAADPAPAQSPAPAPSSLEELAAEAMSFSEDDESIDVKVQKALDCPCVADLKTGPCGNGFIDAFSCFLRSTEVEKGSDCVQPFIALQNCIKENPAAFSKEILEEEEKDEEAEKSNLKVRAPAWSRESKPKL; encoded by the exons ATGGGCCAAGAACAGAGCCAGCCCGACCCGGCGGTGGGGGAGccttctccgccggccgccgaCCCCGCGCCGGCGCAGTCTCCTGCCCCAGCGCCCTCCTCCCTCGAGGAGCTCGCCGCAG AAGCTATGTCGTTTAGTGAGGATGATGAG TCAATTGACGTTAAGGTGCAGAAAGCTCTGGATTGTCCGTGCGTGGCTGATTTGAAAACTGGACCTTGTGGCAATGGATTTATTGATGCATTTTCCTGCTTCCTGAGGAGCACAGAAGTAGAGAAG GGATCAGACTGCGTGCAGCCCTTCATCGCGCTGCAGAACTGCATCAAAGAGAATCCAGCGGCATTCTCTAAGGAGATTTtggaagaggaggagaaggacgAGGAGGCTGAGAAGTCCAACCTGAAAGTTAGAGCTCCGGCATGGTCTAGAGAATCCAAACCAAAGCTTTGA
- the LOC109769422 gene encoding uncharacterized protein, translating to MATTTTLFHPLSVPIAGGRVRRCPLTLLAPARTAPRRPTPLLVARAKRTNNSTAAPKREADEEVEVEEELPWIQDKALDLVEFTGTVTQAIPGPRVGSSPVPWLLAVPLAYVGVSFALAAVRTFRRFTSPRTQKKKRVTKNIFLLKSLDELFQKGREAVDFPALQELMQKTGFDMDDVVRKYIRYTLNEKQFNPDVVVDLIHLRKASMLEDNEVAEILNEISRRIVREKGPIVMDLSGFTEQGFKRKLAVQTLFGKIMYLSELPEFCSRDGSLVVKEIFGVTDEDADSLRSRTLSEAGDIESLERMVDDSDEHGTPSSS from the exons ATGGCGACCACCACCACCCTTTTCCATCCGCTCTCCGTGCCCATCGCCGGGGGACGCGTCCGGCGCTGCCCCCTCACCCTGCTCGCCCCGGCCCGCACGGCCCCCCGGCGGCCGAcgcccctcctcgtcgcccgcgCCAAGCGCACCAATAACTCCACCGCTGCCCCGAAGCGAGAGGCGGACGAGGAGGTCGAGGTCGAGGAGGAGCTGCCGTGGATCCAGGACAAGGCGCTGGACCTCGTCGAGTTCACCGGCACCGTCACGCAGGCCATCCCTGGCCCCCGCGTCGGCTCCAGCCCCGTGCCGTGGCTCCTCGCCGTGCCGCTCGCCTACGTCGGCGTCTCCTTCGCCCTCGCCGCCGTCCGcaccttccgcaggttcacctccCCGCGCACTCAGAAGAAGAAGAGG GTGACCAAGAATATATTTTTGTTGAAGTCACTAGACGAGTTGTTTCAGAAGGGCAGGGAAGCAGTGGATTTTCCAGCTCTTCAAGAACTAATGCAAAAG ACAGGATTTGACATGGATGATGTAGTAAGAAAGTACATCCGATACACACTGAATGAAAAACAATTCAATCCTGATGTGGTTGTGGATCTCATACATCTTAGGAAAGCATCGATGTTAGAAGATAATGAAGTTGCCGAAATTCTGAATGAGATATCTAGACGAATTGTTCGGGAAAAAG GTCCAATAGTTATGGACTTATCTGGGTTTACAGAGCAAGGTTTTAAGCGGAAGCTTGCTGTGCAAACATTGTTCGGAAAAATCATGTACTTATCAGAG CTCCCAGAGTTCTGTTCCCGGGACGGCTCGCTTGTTGTCAAAGAAATCTTTGGAGTTACAGA CGAGGATGCAGACAGCCTTCGCAGTCGTACCCTTTCTGAAGCTGGTGATATCGAGTCGTTAGAAAGGATGGTCGATGATTCTGATGAACATGGTACCCCATCATCATCTTGA
- the LOC109769403 gene encoding uncharacterized protein, producing the protein MGCGLSTPDNDGGGGEGARRKQGSVGDVVVFVPGLRAPMGVDLSQALAGRLDKSAVERLSALRARVVDMAMQESAVALKPRRKTAARHGSSTANLLQALEDYLPVLLGLVKEGSELRHSVQFVWTNQEDKAEETAMADAWYEVLSVLHLMAMVCLLQANSLLLPRAYGDGYGPRVSEESRRATVDVFLKASGYLDCAIRQVLPQIPSELRRQLPVDLAEGNLKALSMQALGQGVDMQLGLAIDSPKATLAVKRRLACEMVKYWHQVQESIPELPVSEGWGKKHLLFVKWKYVEAKSAAYYFHGLILDEGNSEKSHGMAIAALEASEEFLKESKRASAAFHATPPTSRSPTPFGTAKYLFDKIPKEASSKVRINQDLYTPERVIGAPPPLPDFSLALTPEDYDLPPLDPLWNKEDGHQ; encoded by the exons ATGGGTTGCGGGCTGTCGACGCCGGAcaacgatggcggcggcggcgagggcgcgCGGAGGAAACAGGGGAGCGTCGGCGATGTCGTCGTCTTCGTCCCGGGCCTCCGGGCGCCCATGGGCGTGGACTTGTCCCAGGCGCTCGCGGGGCGCCTGGACAAGAGCGCCGTGGAGAGGCTGTCGGCCCTGAGAGCGCGCGTCGTCGACATGGCAATGCAAGAATCGGCGGTGGCGCTGAAGCCCAGGCGAAAGACCGCCGCACGGCACG GATCAAGCACTGCTAACCTCCTTCAGGCTCTCGAAGACTACCTGCCAGTTCTGCTAGGATTGGTGAAAGAAG GTAGTGAGTTGAGGCACAGCGTGCAGTTTGTGTGGACTAACCAAGAGGACAAGGCCGAG GAGACGGCCATGGCGGATGCATGGTACGAGGTGCTGTCCGTGCTGCATTTGATGGCCATGGTCTGCTTGCTGCAGGCCAACTCCCTGCTCCTTCCAAGGGCTTACGGCGACGGTTACGGGCCACGGGTCTCTGAAG AGAGCAGACGTGCAACTGTCGATGTTTTCTTGAAAGCATCTGGCTACTTGGACTGCGCAATTCGACAAGTACTCCCACAGATACCATCAGAACTAAG GAGACAACTTCCAGTAGACCTGGCTGAAGGCAACCTCAAAGCTCTTAGCATGCAAGCTCTGGGTCAG GGTGTTGACATGCAGCTTGGGCTAGCAATCGACAGCCCAAAGGCCACACTAGCTGTAAAAAGGCGCTTAGCTTGCGAGATGGTGAAATATTGGCACCAGGTTCAGGAGAGCATTCCAGAGCTTCCTGTGTCTGAAGGATGGGGAAAAAAGCATCTGCTATTTGTCAAGTGGAAGTACGTCGAAGCAAAG TCTGCAGCATACTACTTCCATGGTTTGATTCTTGACGAAGGAAACAGTGAGAAATCTCACGGAATGGCAATAGCAGCATTGGAAGCTTCAGAGGAATTTCTGAAAGAAAGCAAAAGGGCCTCTGCAGCCTTCCATGCAACTCCTCCAACATCTAG GAGCCCCACTCCATTTGGAACAGCCAAGTATCTGTTTGACAAGATCCCGAAAGAGGCTTCAAGCAAGGTCCGGATCAACCAGGATCTGTATACTCCAGAAAG GGTCATTGGAGCACCACCCCCGTTGCCAGATTTCTCATTGGCACTAACACCTGAAGACTACGATCTTCCTCCATTAGACCCACTTTGGAACaaagaagatggccaccagtaG
- the LOC109769414 gene encoding uncharacterized protein — protein sequence MAGGGGKPFGDNVFAGHAAAGAAAISASAVAVHPLDTVKSLLQLSAAGQKQKMEIRHAVDRLMHVSGPAGLYSGIGWSILGKLPGLGARFGTYELLTAFYKDGREDNHVNYSEAMLAGITAGAVEAFVCTPFELLKLRSQVGSAIPMKATNPANVVQESFPLLSKLLPGHVPDMRVWNGSVSLLSNLSPKHPDMMGALKQHPWMLTGSGKPPLPSDVQVPSRVIALEGWGALWRGLRPGVARDCVFSGMFFSCWQFIHTAMLTWQSVNMNPEPRNLEEAGPVPPLASSLAAGFSGVVAAAASHTFDTAKSRSQCTVIPKYIAMERRFLKWRAPGMWIERVTGTSPADRNVLFRGIGLRMARSGIASFVLVGSYYLAVDQLL from the exons ATGGCCGGAGGCGGCGGCAAGCCGTTCGGGGACAACGTGTTCGCCGGCCACGCGGCCGCCGGCGCCGCGGCGATCAGCGCCTCCGCGGTCGCCGTCCACCCCCTCGACACCGTCAAGAGCCTCCTCCAG TTGAGCGCGGCGGGGCAGAAGCAGAAGATGGAGATCCGCCATGCGGTGGACCGGCTCATGCACGTCTCCGGCCCTGCAG GTCTTTACAGTGGCATTGGATGGTCAATATTAGGTAAACTGCCTGGTTTGGGAGCGCGTTTTGGGACCTATGAGCTTTTAACAGCCTTCTATAAAG ATGGCAGGGAGGACAACCATGTTAATTATTCTGAGGCAATGTTGGCTGGCATAACTGCTGGTGCTGTAGAGGCATTTGTGTGCACACCATTTGAACTTCTCAAACTTCGGTCCCAAGTTGGTTCTGCCATACCTATGAAAGCTACGAACCCTGCTAATGTTGTACAGGAGTCGTTTCCACTGCTTTCCAAGCTATTACCTGGTCATGTCCCTGACATGAGAGTATGGAATGGCAGTGTCAGTCTGTTGTCCAATCTTTCCCCAAAGCATCCTGACATGATGGGTGCCCTGAAACAGCACCCATGGATGCTGACTGGCTCTGGGAAGCCCCCGTTACCCTCTGATGTTCAGGTGCCTTCGAGAGTGATAGCACTTGAAGGATGGGGTGCTTTATGGAGAGGACTTAGGCCAGGGGTAGCCCGAGACTGTGTCTTTAGTGGAATGTTCTTTTCTTGTTGGCAATTCATACATACAGCGATGCTTACTTGGCAGTCTGTTAACATGAACCCTGAACCCAG GAATTTAGAAGAAGCAGGTCCTGTACCCCCTTTAGCTTCTAGTCTTGCTGCAGGCTTCTCTGGAGTTGTAGCAGCTGCTGCTTCACATACTTTTGATACTGCCAAAAGTCGTTCACAGTGCACTGTGATACCTAAG TATATAGCAATGGAGAGGAGGTTTCTTAAATGGAGAGCACCAGGAATGTGGATAGAGAGAGTGACGGGAACATCACCTGCTGATAGGAATGTTCTATTTCGTGGCATTGGACTACGGATGGCGCGCAGTGGAATCGCATCTTTTGTACTTGTTGGGTCCTACTATTTAGCCGTAGATCAGCTCTTGTAG